In Candidatus Eremiobacteraceae bacterium, the sequence AGCCGGCTCAAGGGATGTCTAGCGATACGAAGATGAAGTCGGCGTCGCCGTCCATCACGGCGATCTGGCTGACCGGCGGACCTCCGCGGTAGCTATAGTAGGGAGCGTCGATGCAGGTCGTCACGTGATCGCCGACCCGCATCGCGCGTTTTGCCATATATTGCATGTCCGACATGGTGCTATCGTCGAGGCGAGCGCTGCGCCCATCTGAAAAGCGCATCTCCCCCGCTTGCGATTCCGCCGAGCCCGTGGGCGAATGGATCGCGGAAATCTTGGACTGCTGACATTTCACCTGCGCCGCTGCGACGGTCGGGATCGCCAGCGTCAAAGCCGCCGCCAGGATCCCTTTGATGATGCCGGTATGCGTCATACCGGAAGCGGTTGGACGCACCGCACGAGGACGCCTTTTCCGATTGTAACTTGACAATGAGCGACCGCTCGTGCATTATATCGGTAAAGACTATTTCGCGAGCCGGTGCGCCGAGGGTGCCACCGGCTCTTGCTATTTTGCGAGGGTGGCCCACCTATGGTTCGCAGCAATCGTCTGACATTTGCGCTTGGGGCGGCAATGCTCGTTTTGCTGTGCGCGAAAGCGGACGGCGCGCATGGTTCGGCTGTGCGCACCGGTACCGCGGCGACGCCGCATGTCCTGACGATCTCGGACGCAGGCGACGTCAACACCCTCAATCCGCATTTCGGGTCGACCGCAGCCGTCGCAAATCTCTCGGAGATGACGATGGCGTGGCTGATCAAGTGGGACGAACACAACCAGCCGTACCCGGAGCTCGCAACGCAGGTTCCGACGCGTGCGAACGGCGGCGTCAGCGGCGACGGCCTCACGATCACCTATCACATCCGTAAGGGCGTCAAGTGGTCGGACGGCGCGCCGTTCGATGCCGATGATGTCGCGTTCAGCACGGCGGTCGTGAACAATCGAGCCAACAACGAGGTGAGCCGCCTCGATCAAATCATCAAAGTGGACGAGCCTGACAAGTTCACGATCGTCTTTCACCTCAAGAAGCCGTACTCGCCCGCCATCGCCACGTTCTTCTCGAGCTGCTGCGCAAACCCGAGCCTCCTTCCCAAACACCTGTTGGCGCGATATCCGGACATCAACAATGCCCCGTACAACTCGCTGCCGGTCGGAATCGGACCATTCAAATTCGCACGCTGGGATCGCGGCAAGCAAGTCGTGCTTGTCGCAAATCCGCTCTATTGGCGCGGCCGCCCGAGGCTCGACAAGATCATCTACAAGATAATCCCGGACAGGGATGATCTGCTGTCGCAGCTAGCCGCACACAACGTGGACATGTGGTATCAGTTCAGCGGCGCATACCTGACGCGCATCCAAGCCTTGGATGGTTACACGATCTACCGTCAGCCGAGTTACGCGTACAACCACTACGACTTCAACCTCACCCATCCGGCAGTCGCAGATCCTATCGTACGCCGGGCGTTGCGGCTCGCGTTCAACCGCCCCGCGCTCGTCGAGAAACTCGAACACGGGGTCGGCGTCGTGCAGGACTCGGTGACGCCGGCGACCGCTCCGTATTTCGTCGACATGGGCGTGACGCCGTTCGATCTCGCGAAAGCAAATGCCATGCTCGATCAGGATGGATGGGTGCGCGGCGCCGACGGCATCCGTTCGAAGAACGGAATCAGGCTCGAACTGCGCGTGGCGGTCCAATCCGGAAGGCCAGACACCGATGCGCAAGTCGCGCTCATCGGCGACGACTGGAAAAAGATAGGCGTCTCACTGCGCGTACGCCACTACCCGCCGGACCTGATGTTCGCGCTGCCCCAGAAGGGCGGCGTCGTGTTTGGGAACGACTGGGATGTGGTCACGTTCGCGTGGGCGGCCGACCCGCTCGGCGACTATTCAGGCATCTATGGCTGCGACGCATTCCCGCCTGCCGGCCAGAACGACGCGCGCTGGTGCAACAAGACTGCTCAGCGGGCGATGGACGCAGTCTTCGGGCACTACGATCTGGCACAACGCAAAGCGGACCTCGCGGTCATGATGCACGCGTTTATCCAGGACACGCCTTCCATCGTGTCGTTCCTGAGGGTGGATCTTTTCGCGTACGACAAGAACCTCAAGAACTATCATCCGAATAATCTGACGCCGTTCGACAATATGATGAACGTCGACATCTGACGGACGCGGTTGGGCCGCCCAAATCAGGTGCCTTTTTCGGCGCCGACGTAGCGTATGAACTTGAGGATGAACTGGGGCGCTGTGGAGAGCAAAGACGCGTCGCCGTACGCGAGAAAAATCTCGCCGCCCACAACTTTTTGGTGAAACGCCGCCGAGATGTTCCATGCGCTTTGCGCCGTTGGAGCGGTGGTGAATTCGGGCGGCGTGCCGATGATGCGTCGAACGCCGAGCGCAAGAGATTGATTCGGTCCCGACTGGTACGAAAAGCTCGCGCGCTCCAGCCACTGGGTCAAATGCTCGCCGGCATCCGCGAACTGGCTCTTGTCGTCCACTGCCTGATCGGTGTCGTCGGCCTCCAGCGAAAGAGCACCGCGCGTTCCTAAGCGAACCGTGGCGCTGCGCGTCCATGTGTCGAGGCGGCCCGGACCAAATCGACCCGAATTGAAGGCGACGAAACTAGGCATTGCGCTGTTCAAATTGTATCCAAGTTGGCCGCCTTGCTGGGTGACCGGCATGAACTCACCTTCTCCATGCGGCATCTGCAAGCGCACGTACGACGAACCCGTTGAGACCTGCACGTTGAAGAGCGTGCGCGTGGTGAGGGACCCCGACACGTTGGTCACGGATTGATCCATCGCGCCCGTGTGATCGTGATACCGGTCGAGGTCCCCGTTCACATCGAACTCAATAAAGCGCGCCGTCGGCGCGAATTTGAACGGCTTAGAGAAATTGACGTCATAACCCGCGATATCCGGATGCTGCACGAGACCGTCGGTGGGATCGAAATACAGTCCGACTTTGCGCAACACGGCGAAGAGGCTTGAGCCGTTCGGGCTGAAGACACCCGCGCCGGCTTCGTAGCGCTGCGCTTGCGATCCGTCGAGCACTTGGGAGCCCGAATTGTTCCCGAAGCGCGCGAATTCTTCGAGATCCGTAAGATTGCTATGCGTGAACGTCATCCCGTCGGCGACGTCGTGCAGATCGGGCGTATCGACCATGCTTCCTTGAAAATTGAGCGCGGTCTTTTGATTTGGCGTGACGTAGTTCACCGCTTCAGCCGTATCATCGCGCTGGATGCCCGTCGTGTGCAGCATGCCATAACTGAAAAGACCTCGCTGCCCTTCGACAGCATACCCCTCGCGCGGCGTGGGAATGATCGGCGTGTAGAATTCGATGATGCCCGGGCATGCCGAACAGATTCCGTTTGGATAGCTGTAGAAATTCGCGCCCTGCGTGAAGAACGGCCGCACTTCTTGGTAGATGCGCGGAAAGACGGTGGGCGCGATCGTCTGCTGGTCGGTTTCGACGTTTGAATAGTCTGGATACAGAGTGCCCACAAACGATGTTCCTGAGATCAGCGGAATCGAAATATCGGCGCCTTCACGAATCGCAGAGCCGCCGGCGGCTGCGGACGCTGCCTTTCCCAGGGCGTAAATTCCGAAGCGCGGCTTTTCACGCAGCGCCGCGAGACGGGGCAGGCCGGAGAGCGAACCGGAATAGTTGACGTCGTTGAAATCGGTCTGGGCAGGACCGAAACTCCAGACAAACGGGTGGTTCGTCACCGGCATATAGCGGATGAACTGGATGCGCCAATCGCCCGAGCCCGTTCCGTGCATTACCGCCAATGGGATCTTCATCGTGATCGTGTAGCCGCCCGGTACGACTTTACCAGCGCTCCACCATTCCGGTTCGAACGAGTTGTTCTCCGTGGAGTATTGATAGTGCGTGCCGATGGCAGTGGACGTGAACTTGTAGCGAAAGCCGCGGGTGCCGTTCGGCCAGAGGTCCACTTGCACTTCGTCGTCGGTATCCAGACCGACGCCGTTCGTATGCTCCGTCGTGCGCACGGGGATGCTCTGTCTGGCCTCGATCCCCACGTACAAAAAGACTCCGTCCGTCAAGGTGTACGCGGCGGTGTCTTCTTTGGCCGCCGCGTGATCGCGCAAGTCGTACGAGAGATGCGCGACGGCGGCCGCTTTCCACGCCGGGTTGTCGAGCGTGCCGTCGATCGGCGGAACGGCCGCCGCATGCGGAACGACGAGCGACCCGAGGTGGACCGTTTCGCCGCGTACCCCGGCTGCCGACGAAGAGATGACGGACGCGATCAGCAGACATCGCAGTAGCAAGCGATGCGTCGTGAGCAAACATGCACCTCCACTACTAATTTCATAGTTATTCTAGCGGGTACGCGAGACTGTGTCAATCGTTTGATACGAAGGTCGCCGTACGCCGACCGCGGTATTCGAGGAAGATGTTCACGCCCGCGGAGCGCGCTGACCTGCGCGACGACCTCATCGCATCGGCGCGCGCGGACGCTCGGATCATCGGCGCCGCGCTCACCGGCTCGGCGGCCGCCGACCGAGAAGACCGCTGGTCCGACATCGATCTCGCTTTCGGCGTGGCCGCGGATGCGGATCTGGACGCCACGATCGCGGACTGGACCGGCCGGATGTATGCCGCGCACGACGCCGTCCATCATCTCGATGTCTTTCGCGGCGCTACGGTATACCGTGTTTTCTTACTCGCCAACACGCTTCAGGTCGACCTCGCCTTCTCCCCCGCCCCAGAGTTCGGCGCTATCGCTCCCAGTTTTCGATTGATATTCGGCACAGCTGGCGACCCGCCGGCAGCGAAACCTCCCGACGCGGCTAGACTCATCGGTATGGGCTGGCTGTATGCGCTTCACGCTCGCTCGAGCATAAAGCGCGATCGAGTCTGGCAAGCGGAATATATGGTCAGCGGACTCCGCGACCACGTCTTCGCGTTGGCGTGCTTGCGCAGCGGAGTTCCCGCGACCGAGGCCCGCGGCATCGATAGTCTTCCGGCCGAGGTGACGACCGCGCTGTCGGGCGCGCTCGTCCGCTCCCTCGACATCGCCGAACTTTCGCGCGCGTTCCGCGTCGGGTGCGACGCCTTGCTGAACGAGATCCGGTGCGTCGACGCGAAGCTGGCCGACCGCGTGACTGGCGCAATCCGCGAGATGGCCAATTCCTGACTAGCCAATGTTACCAGACGACCGTTCGTCCAGCGTCTCGGCTGCCCATTAAGGCAAGGTGGATTGATAGATGCGAGGAGCGGGTACACGCGTCATGCCGGCGTCTCACCTAAGAAGCCAACAAGGAGAGAACCTCATGGACGAATGGGTAACCGGGATTTTTCGAGATAAGGGAGCCGCCGATGACGCAGTCGACGACCTGCAAAAAGCAGGCTACGGGATGAACGACATCAGCGTCATGATGACGGACGACACGCGCACGAAAAAGTTCGCCGCTGAAAAAGGCACGAAAGCTCCTGAAGGCGCCGCGGCCGGCGGCGTCGTGGGCGGAGCCATAGGCGCGATATTGGCCGGGGTCACGGCCACGGGCAGTATCGCCGCGATCGCGGCGACAGGCGGTGCGGCGGCGCCTCTTGTGGTCGGTCCGCTGGCAGCCGCCTTAGCAGGCCTTGGAGCTGGAGCGGTAGGCGGCGGAATCGTGGGCGGCCTCATCGGTCTGGGCATTCCCGAGGTGCGCGCCAAGGAATACGAGCAAAAGCTTCGCGACGGCGGGATTTTGGTCGGAGTGCGCGCATCGACTCCCGTCGATGCGGCGAACGCGCGGACGATTCTCGCTACCGCTCAGGCGAGCGACGATGAGACAAAAGCGCGGCAGAAAGTCGCGGCTGCAAACGGCAACGACATGAATGCGCGCGTCGGCGCCTCGGTTGGAAGTTCGTCAAACGTGGGGCCCGACACGACTCCCTGACCTCACGGCGCACAGTACCAGGACGTAAGGCGGCCGATCCCTCGGATCGGCCGCCTTACATCCCAGTGAACGACCCCGGCGATTCGAATCTGGCTGCGCGAAGCGAGCGCTCGAATGAGCCGGCCGTGCGATCGTCTCTTCTTGCCTGATGCGCGCGCAACTCCGCCTGAAGCGAGCTTGTTCGAAGGCCCCGCTCTATTGCGGCGGCCATATCTTCCGCATCAAGAAAGGCGTCGTGGATGCCCTGCGCCCGGACTGGGTCGCGGTGATAGCCGGCATCGCCGACCAGCGCCCAACCAGGTCCGTGAGACTGCCGGTAGAAATTCGGCAAGTTCACGGTACCCTTTATGCACCCGACGTGCCGCGATGTTCGGACTCGGCCGGCAAGCTGAGAGCAGTGATCGAAAGCCGCAAAGAAATTGCTCTTCACGGACTTACGAAATTCGGGGATCAGTGCGCTGCCTATCACAAGATTGACCATCGTCAACCCGTCATCCGTCGGCGTGACGAGGAACTCGCGCGGCGGCCTCGTGTACAGCTCGAGGGTTTCGCGGTCCGTCTCACCGTCGATCGTATAGGTGTAGTAGCTTGCGGTCATGGATGGAGCCGAATTGTACTCGGCGGCACCTGCGGCGCGCGCAAGCGGCGAATCTCTTCCGTCAGCGCCGACGACGATCGAACCCCGCGCTTCAAATCGCTTTCCTGATATCGCGTCGTGAGCTCGAATCCCGATCACGCGATCGTCGTCGAAAATCAATTGGTCGAAAACGGCGTGCTCGCGGACGTCCGCCCCAGCCTCCCGAGCCGCGCGCACGAGCAGCGCATCGAGCTTGAACCGGCGGAGGCTGATGGCATATGCGATCCCGTCCACGGCTTGGAGAGCTTCGCGCCGATCGCCGTCCGGGGTGCTCGCGAACCACTGCGTGCATTTCGCTGGACCTGCCGCCAAGATCATATCGAGAACGGACCAGCGGTGAAGAGCCGCGACGCCTTCGGGCCAGATGAAGTGGGTGGAGATCGTGTCGCTGGGAAATGTGCTTCGATCGAACGCGGCGACCGAGAAGCCCTTGCGTGCCAGCAGCATCGCGAGCGGCGCTCCCGCGCAGCGAGCGCCGACGATCAGAACATCGGATGTCACGCGGCGATTCGCGCGCTGACCACCGGTACCATCCACACTGCGTATCCGTCGGGGTCGCGAACGTTCGCGATCATCTGATTGAAATAGTCGATCGCTGTTTGCCGCGAAAATCGCGTGAGCTCGCCGATCGAGTCCGCATAGCCGTCGCGCCAGGCGCCGAGGATGGCCGCGAAAAGCTCGCGCGAACGCAGCGTGTCGACCACGACGTATTCGATGGCGATTTCCGTCAGGTCTAGCGCTTTGAGGATGCTATATGTGTTGCGGCCTATGAACAGATCGGTATTGGTCGCGGCTTCGAAGCTCCTCGGCGCGTCGTGCCAGAAATCTCCCGGGTCGAGCGCCGCGCGCTGAAAGTGCAGCATGCCGTAGTCCTCGGGAATGAGATGAAGATAACCGCCCGGCCGGGTCACGCGCGCGAGCTCCGCGACGGCTTTGCCGGGATCCGGAATCGAGTGGAGGACGTGGCGGCATACCGTAAGATCGAAACTCGCATCCCGTGCGTCGAGCGCGTAAATGCTCTGATGCGCGAACGATACCCGCGGTGCTAGCGCCGCGAATCGCGATCGCGCCAGATCGAGATGAGAGTCGATGATGTCCACACCAAGCACGTTCGCGCGCGGATAGCGCTCAGCAAGTCGAGATGTTATCTCGCCGGTGCCGCAGCCTGCATCTAAGATCCGGGGATCGGGGGGCAATGCGTACCGCCCGAAAAGCAGCGCCTCTTGGGGCCATATGGCCTCCGCCTGCGCGCGAAGGTTGCGCACCATGGACTCGTCGGCCATCTGCTGTGCGTGTGGATTCGTCTCATCCATACCGCATTTTGATTCTTCGAGACCGGGTTTGGTCCCGTTTCTGAAAAGAGACCGCGCCGAACGGCGCGGTCTCTTTGTGGCGGGCTGTCGTCGTGTTGCCCTGTTCTCTGTTCGTCGTCAGAGCTTAAGATGTCCGTGGACTATCAGGAAGATCACAGCGACGAAACGCCGTTTTAATGTTCGTAATCGTTGGTGGGATGCGCCGTGGCTTTGATGTGCACCGTGTAATCGACAAAGACCAATATCGTTTTCGATGAATCGATCGTGAGATCTTTACCTTTCACAAAGTTGTGCGCGAACAGTCCAAGCGGGCCGAGCACGACGTAGCTCGCGATCGTGGCGGTGCTGGCGGCGCCTGAATTGCCTTCAGCTTGATTCGCGTGGCTGATGTTCGACAACTTGACTTTGCCGCCGTCGGCGCTATAGACGTAGTCGACTTGCAGACCCAAGCTGCCCGGGTGGCCGTGGCTGCCCGCTCGATCGACCGAGATGACTTCGCCCTGTCCGGGGGAACCCTTGGGTATCACGATCCAGTTGTTGACGACGATATCCTTCGCGGTGGTGATCTGAAAGACATCACCCACGTTTGCATTGCTGGACGATATAGGCTCGACGACCTGCACCGGAACCTGCGTTCCGCCCGGAACCGTGACAACCGTAGCGGCGGTCGCGATCGACGGCGCGAACAACGCAAAAACCAGCATGAGACCGCACATCTTACTCGTCATGATCTTCTCCCTTAGAATGATCGCGCGAACAATGAACACACGAAATGCGACCGTCTTTCAGACGGTCAAGTGCAATAGGCTCCATAGATCCTATTGCCGACGGCGACGCGTTTTTGCCCGATTTCACGAGGATTTCCTCTACAGGTCGAAGCGTCGCCCCGCGCGGAACTCAAGTACGGATGAATCGGCTTACCGCAATCGCCGCCTGTTCGCTTGTAATGCTCGCTTGCTGCGCGGCGTCTGGCCAAGGACCTTTGGTAAGGGACGAACAGGTCGTCCTTGCGAAGGGTTTCGTGGCTGCGCTTCATTCAAAGGACTACGCCCGGGTGATGAGCTTTTTCCATCCCTCGGTGCGCGCGTGCATCGATGCGAAGACTCGAGGTTTCTACAACTCCATCGTCGCCCAGCAACTTCAAGGCATGCCAAGCAGCGACTACACGAAGATCACGATCACGAAACTCGGGCCGAAGTACCAGCCGATCATCTGGGCTTTCATCCCAGCCAAAGGATTTCCGTTTCCCGTGATGCCGACCTACACCATCCAACTCGACTTCCAGTCGCCGGTGGACGGCTTGCTCACCGACGTTCTCGAGGTCGCGCCGAGCGGATCATCGTGGTACTTGGTCATGCCGTGTCCGAATGCGTTTGGACTCGCCTTTATGCATGAGCTGCAGGCTCGCGACGATCGTCAGCAAGCGAGGTTGAAGCAGCTCGCTTCTGCAGTGCACGGCACGCTGCTCGCGCAGATCGACAAGCTGCTCTTGCGGGGCGACACGTTCGGTGCGGCCAAGGCATATCAGAAAGCGAGCGGCTGCGATTTCGCGACGGCGGCCGAGGTCATAGACATTCTCGACCATCAAAAGCCATGATTTTTTGAGGAGTGTGACATGAGACCGGCTGCGACAGCCTGCATGGCCAGCGCCCTTTCGGGCCTTGCCATTCTTATTTCTGCAAATGCCGCAGCAGCGGCCAACTTCGCCGGCACGTGGGCTGTGAGCGGCACGATTGGAAATCCGGTGATCGCCCTCGCTACGCCGAATTGCACATTCAAGCAGGACGGCGACACGATTTCGGGCGCCTGCGAAGGCCCAGGCTCAAAAGGAACGGCGGACGGCGTGGTGGATGGCACGACGATCGTCTGGCATTGGCACGCGGTCGCGAAGACCAAGACCGGTCTCTCCGGCGAAGCTGTATTCACCGGCGTCATGGGCACCGATGGAAGTATCAGCGGAACGTGGACGCATTCCGCCGTCACCGGTATGTCCGGGAAATTCACGGCGCAGAGGCAGGTGCAGAGCTCGCCGTCGCCCGCTACGAGCTCGGCGCCGGGAGCGTGATCACGTCCATTCCCGCCGCCCGAAAGAGGTCATCGACCGTCTTCAACGACGCTCCGACCTTGTTCACGATCGCGGCGCCGCCGGCGCTCGTGGCAGCCTTGACGGTGCCGTCGGCAAGGTAAGTCACCTGAACGGAGCCGGTGCCGGCGAGGTCGACCGAGGATGGGTGATTCGCGGCGCTGTCGGCATAGTTGAACCGTAGGGCCATTGCGCTGCCAGTGACGGCAGCGACACGACCGTACTGATCGTAGCCGATCGAGAAGTCGTGTTGGTCGTTGTCGTATGCATGCACGAGATTGCCCTTCGGATCGTACTGGAAATGTTCGGTCAGAACGGCGTCCTTGTCTGTCGTCGTGGCGATCGATACCTTGCCGCTCGCCGGATCGTATTGCCATTGATAGACGGTTCCCGATGGCATCTGCTTCTTCATCAGCCGACCGAGAGAGTCGTATGTGTACGACGTGGTGCCTTGCGGCGTGGTGACGGTTAGCGGCGACAGGTTGCGGTCGAAGGTCGTATCGGTGGCGACGCCGTCATCGGTATCGATCTCTCGCGCCAGATGATACACAAGTGAATCGAGATCGAAGAAATACTGCGATATCTTGTGATGACTTTCTCCGTTTGACTTCCGGATATCGGTCTTCACGGTATCGATCCTCGACGTCTGCGTCAGCGTCGTCGAGTAGCCGTACGTCGTGACGGTGCCATCGGGGTCGCGTAGCCGCGTTGCCAGACCTGCGTCGTTGTATGCCACCTGCGTGGAAGTGCGGCCGCCGACGATCACCGCTGTCAGCCGGTGTTCCGAGTCGTAACGGTAACGGGTTATGGCGCCGTCTTCGTCGACCGATACGAGATTGTCGTTGTTGTACTGATAGCGGACTATGCGGCCTTCCGAATCGTCGATGCTGCGGACGAAGCCGTCGGACGTGAACGAGAACACAAAGCGGTGACCTTCATTATCCAACGTCTGACTCAACCGGCCGTCCGACCCATACAGAAGCTCGACGTAGTCATGGTCGGCATCCCAAAGGCGAGTCAAGCGCCCCGAAAGGTCGAATGCCTCGTAGATCGTCTGGCCGTTATACGTGGATACGCGCTGATAGCCCTCGGGCACGCGGGTGAGGAACTCCGTCGCGAATCGTCCGCTAAAAAACGTCTCTCCCACGGCCGGCTCTGGAGACTTGAGCAGACCGAGGCTGACGAAGGTCTCCCAAGCCTGCTCTTCGTTATCGCGATTCCGGCTCAGCCAATCGCGATACGCGCTCCGATCGGCTTGGCTGCCGAACTGTCCGGCCTGTTCGGCTGCGCTCATGATCTCGTCGATGATCTGCGCTCGAGGTCGCATAGTGGACGTCGTGGGCGTGAACGTGTTGTTGGCACCGCCCCCATATTCGTGGACGACGATCGAGCCATCGTCTTGGAGCTTCAAATAATCCTCAGCCCGCGAGCCCCATCCGGTGCCGAAGATGCCCTTTCTGTCGCCGTCGAACGAGTTGTAGATGCGCGTCACGTCCATGCCTAGACCGCCGGGCGCGTGAAAGTCCGTGTGGTCGAGATAGAAATCGCCGTAGTGAGTCACCTCGTACGATGCGGCCGCGCGCACGGGCGTGAGGATGAGAAGCGCGGCGACAGCCGCGAAAACGAAGCGGATGATCGCATCCGTTCTGCGCCTATTTGCCACTTGCGGGCACCTTGCGCAAGACGTCTATCGCTTGACCGACCAAAGGATCGGAGACTCGCGCCACATCGCTTTCGCGAAGCACGAGGCCCGCGGCGGCGCGCGGATCCGGGAGATCCCCGAGGATAGGCCAGAGGAATATCCCGCCGTTCTCTGCGCCGATCACAACCGCCGAACCATCCGGAGTGAAGGCTGCAGCCGTCGCGCGCGAAGCGGGAACCGACACCGATGCGACGAGATCGCCCGAAGCTCGATCCCAGAGCTTGAATGTTCCGTCGGAGACCGTGGCCAGAAGAAACGTCGCATCGCCGGGCGAGAATGCGGCCGACTCGATCTCCCCGGTCGTACCTTGCAGGGTAACCTGAGGTCGTCCGGGCTCATCGAGGTTCCAAATCGCGCCCGGAGTACCGCCGATGCCGCCGGATGCCAAGAATTTGCCGTCAGGCGTAGAGGCAAACGCGAGCACGCGCTTGTCGTCGCTCGGCCAGCGGCTTATTTCTGTGCCCTTTGCATTGACGAGGTGAATCGTGCCTCCGACACCGCCCAGCGCAAAACCGGATCGCGCCTGGATGCCTTCGGCCACGTCGGACCATGCGCCGTAGCTGTGCCTGTCGTCTGACGAAGCGAACGATGCATAACCCGACGTGCTGATCGCAAGCACGGTGGCGCCGTCGGCGGTGAGTTGAAGCTCGCGGATGCTCGTCTGCCAGCCGGGCTCCTTCGCGAGCTGCCTGACGCCGTCGGCGCTCCACACCATCCAGCCGTTCGTCTTGTAGTCTGGATTTTCGAAGTTCGCGTCCGTCTGCGCCGCGATGACATCGTAGCCGCGACCCACGAATGCGGCTTGCGTGAACCGTTTGCGCAGCGCCGTGGAATGGATCGTGGCTAGCGGCGTCGCCCGACTTGAGGCTACGCTCCAAACTTTCACGGTGTCGCCGCCGGCGGTGACTATCCGCTGGCCGTCGGCGCTGAAATGCGCGGCGACAACCCAAGATCTGCCGGGCGATTGCGGCAAGACCCGCTCGAGTCGCGGTTCGCCCTCGATGCGCCAAAGGTCCGCCGTGCCGTCTCTGCTCGCCGTGAGCATGCGCCCGCTGCGGCGATCGAATTCGATCGAATCGACGATGTCGCGGTGAGACGCGCCCGCGCGCTCCAGCTGCGACGAGGTGTGCCAGAGAAGAACCTTTCCGTCGTCGCCGCCGGTCGCAAGCAGGCTGCCGTCCGAAGAATAGCCGGCGACAGGCGCCGCGCCGGTGTGTGCGCTCAGAACGGCGACCGGGTCGCCGTCTTGCGTCCAGAAGTTCACCGATCCGTCGGCGTAGGTCGTCTCTATTCCGTTGCCCGAAGGATTGAACGTTCCCGTCAGAGCCGCGGGCGCGCTCGCCTTTGCGGGCAGCGTTTTCTCCGTGCTGCCGCTGCTTGCGTCGAAGATCATCGCCGTTCCGTCTTCGCTTGCGCTCAAGCCGCGCGTGCCCGTCGGATCAAATGCGAGCGCATTGATCGCCGCGGTCTGATCATGCCGCTCGATCGCCTGCTTCGT encodes:
- a CDS encoding DUF6531 domain-containing protein, with translation MANRRRTDAIIRFVFAAVAALLILTPVRAAASYEVTHYGDFYLDHTDFHAPGGLGMDVTRIYNSFDGDRKGIFGTGWGSRAEDYLKLQDDGSIVVHEYGGGANNTFTPTTSTMRPRAQIIDEIMSAAEQAGQFGSQADRSAYRDWLSRNRDNEEQAWETFVSLGLLKSPEPAVGETFFSGRFATEFLTRVPEGYQRVSTYNGQTIYEAFDLSGRLTRLWDADHDYVELLYGSDGRLSQTLDNEGHRFVFSFTSDGFVRSIDDSEGRIVRYQYNNDNLVSVDEDGAITRYRYDSEHRLTAVIVGGRTSTQVAYNDAGLATRLRDPDGTVTTYGYSTTLTQTSRIDTVKTDIRKSNGESHHKISQYFFDLDSLVYHLAREIDTDDGVATDTTFDRNLSPLTVTTPQGTTSYTYDSLGRLMKKQMPSGTVYQWQYDPASGKVSIATTTDKDAVLTEHFQYDPKGNLVHAYDNDQHDFSIGYDQYGRVAAVTGSAMALRFNYADSAANHPSSVDLAGTGSVQVTYLADGTVKAATSAGGAAIVNKVGASLKTVDDLFRAAGMDVITLPAPSS
- a CDS encoding peptide ABC transporter substrate-binding protein; translation: MVRSNRLTFALGAAMLVLLCAKADGAHGSAVRTGTAATPHVLTISDAGDVNTLNPHFGSTAAVANLSEMTMAWLIKWDEHNQPYPELATQVPTRANGGVSGDGLTITYHIRKGVKWSDGAPFDADDVAFSTAVVNNRANNEVSRLDQIIKVDEPDKFTIVFHLKKPYSPAIATFFSSCCANPSLLPKHLLARYPDINNAPYNSLPVGIGPFKFARWDRGKQVVLVANPLYWRGRPRLDKIIYKIIPDRDDLLSQLAAHNVDMWYQFSGAYLTRIQALDGYTIYRQPSYAYNHYDFNLTHPAVADPIVRRALRLAFNRPALVEKLEHGVGVVQDSVTPATAPYFVDMGVTPFDLAKANAMLDQDGWVRGADGIRSKNGIRLELRVAVQSGRPDTDAQVALIGDDWKKIGVSLRVRHYPPDLMFALPQKGGVVFGNDWDVVTFAWAADPLGDYSGIYGCDAFPPAGQNDARWCNKTAQRAMDAVFGHYDLAQRKADLAVMMHAFIQDTPSIVSFLRVDLFAYDKNLKNYHPNNLTPFDNMMNVDI
- a CDS encoding class I SAM-dependent methyltransferase is translated as MDETNPHAQQMADESMVRNLRAQAEAIWPQEALLFGRYALPPDPRILDAGCGTGEITSRLAERYPRANVLGVDIIDSHLDLARSRFAALAPRVSFAHQSIYALDARDASFDLTVCRHVLHSIPDPGKAVAELARVTRPGGYLHLIPEDYGMLHFQRAALDPGDFWHDAPRSFEAATNTDLFIGRNTYSILKALDLTEIAIEYVVVDTLRSRELFAAILGAWRDGYADSIGELTRFSRQTAIDYFNQMIANVRDPDGYAVWMVPVVSARIAA
- a CDS encoding general stress protein codes for the protein MDEWVTGIFRDKGAADDAVDDLQKAGYGMNDISVMMTDDTRTKKFAAEKGTKAPEGAAAGGVVGGAIGAILAGVTATGSIAAIAATGGAAAPLVVGPLAAALAGLGAGAVGGGIVGGLIGLGIPEVRAKEYEQKLRDGGILVGVRASTPVDAANARTILATAQASDDETKARQKVAAANGNDMNARVGASVGSSSNVGPDTTP
- a CDS encoding NAD(P)/FAD-dependent oxidoreductase; amino-acid sequence: MTSDVLIVGARCAGAPLAMLLARKGFSVAAFDRSTFPSDTISTHFIWPEGVAALHRWSVLDMILAAGPAKCTQWFASTPDGDRREALQAVDGIAYAISLRRFKLDALLVRAAREAGADVREHAVFDQLIFDDDRVIGIRAHDAISGKRFEARGSIVVGADGRDSPLARAAGAAEYNSAPSMTASYYTYTIDGETDRETLELYTRPPREFLVTPTDDGLTMVNLVIGSALIPEFRKSVKSNFFAAFDHCSQLAGRVRTSRHVGCIKGTVNLPNFYRQSHGPGWALVGDAGYHRDPVRAQGIHDAFLDAEDMAAAIERGLRTSSLQAELRAHQARRDDRTAGSFERSLRAARFESPGSFTGM